Below is a window of Theropithecus gelada isolate Dixy chromosome 15, Tgel_1.0, whole genome shotgun sequence DNA.
agaattttgattttttttttttaaaggaaaagaaaaacaaggcatggtttatttccattttacagagaaagaaacaggctgAGAGGTTAGATGACTTTCCCAGCATCACCCAGCCAGAAAGCGGCAGAGCCAGAACGTGGCTCTAGGTGTTACATACCAAGGTACTTTCAGCAAGAAGTGGCATCACTGAATCTAGAAAGCCTGGTAATTCTTTGAGGTAATACTTAACTGCTAAGGCCCCAGCTACTGATCTCCTCCTCTCCGCTTTAAGCAAAATTATCAAAACCCTGCTCTCGGATTTCACAGAATCTTACTTTTCTCTCTATAAACACAGCCTATTTATGAGGTCTGCTTTATGTTCTAGACACGTGGGTACATGACTGTCCTTTCCTAACACCACTCAAAGGTAAGGTTCTAGAGCACTACTACCTAATAGACCTTTCTTCAATGGGGCCAATGATATAAATATGTGCGGCCTGTTAGGACGGCAACCACACGTTACTACTGAGCACCTGAAATATGGTTGTGTGACcaaagaactgaattttaaattgtatttaactaAACTAAAATAGTCACATGCAGCTAGTAGCTACTGTGTTGGACAGCACATTTCTAGAAACAGTGTGGCATGAGAGAAAGTCTCTGGAGTCTGATAAACTTGTGTCAGAACCTAGCTCTGGTCATTTACCAGCTATGCAACCTACTAGCTAtgctacttaacttctctgtgtctcacttTATAACATCTACAAAATGAGATGACACCATTTATCTTACAGTATTTTAGGTCTGTGAGTGTTTATatccatatatgtatacatatatgtctaCACGGAGACTTGTACTCAAACTTGCTAAAGGTTCCTGTAGGGCACtaaactcaacttttttttttttcaccttctaCTATGATAAATACACATAACACTGGAAAATACTTTCATAAGGAAGGGTATCATGTTAAGTCACTCACGGCTTCCCTCCAAAATGGCTAAAATACTAAATTAATACTATGAGAAGTATTATGTTAACTTGGGAATGACTGCCCCATTCCTCCTCACAGTATGGGGAAAGTGTAAGTATCTATagtcttctccctcttcccccagaGACTCCTATAGAAATACAAGTGTCCTCTTCCCTTCTGCTACTTCCCTTGTGCAAACATGAGGCTGACCCAGAGATGGTAAACTATGGAAAGTGAAGTTTGTGGCTTCCTGAACTGGTTCATCATGCAGTGTAACAGCACACAACACACTAcctgctccttcctcctcttctgctTCTGCAAACAGCTCTGCATTAATTTgggctcagaaaaaaatgaaataccatcACGATAATGAACTCTGAATCCTCTCCAGAGTTTCtggtatattttctttaactATTTACAAGTTTACACAAAACTTACCCGTTTGTGTTGCCTAGCAAGTTTCTCTTTAGCTTCTTCCAGCTCTTTCTGGATCTTCAGGACATGTTTGTTCATCTTACGAATTGTAGAGTGCAAGATTTCCCAAACGAACAATCTTAAAGAAATATGGCATTTGGTTATTGTATGTCAAGCTATggttatagaaaataaaacctttcaACCTTTATGATCTATTCATTCTTAACAGCTGATACAGCCTTCTGTCCTCTGGGCTGAATTAGTCATATTTCTCCAGCAATACTTATGAATTGGTCTTTTATTGTAAATTGTGCAAATATCTATCTTCACACCCATTAGATTCAGGTGAGTCCCCTGAGGGCAGTACTGTGtagtcatttttcttatttccatccCTTACTAGAGGTATATACTCACTGAATTGAAATGGCAAACTATGATGGACACtaacattaaaaatggaaatacattttttcctctcCTAAATGTAAACACCATGTGTAGAAATTTTCTCAAAATGGTGACCTAACCTGAGACTGATTGTACATGCTTTACACTATTTACACTTTAGCGCACACTCAGGCAATTATTCTCTTGGAACCTTTAAGAAACTCATTCGTTGATAATAGGTATCAACTGATAGGCTCTAAGAATGAGATAATTATATGTCAGCTTTCTTACTAGCAAATACATACTAAGATCACTTTGTAGGTGCTTCAAAATGTTTGTTGcataagtgtttcttttcttttcttttttttttttttttaagtaacttcTTAGCTACTTTTGTGTCTATAAACTAGGTCTCCTAACCCAGCACAGAATAGTACAGTTGGCTCTTGAACAATACAGGTCCGAACTGTGCAGGTCCATTTACACATGGGTTTTCTTCCACCTGAGACAACAAGACCAacgcctcctcttcctcagcctactcaatgtgaagataatgaagatgaagacctttatgatgatccactctCACTTCATGAATGATGTTTCCTCTCTTAtgatttattgtaagaatacagaaTATTAACACAACACGAATATGTGTTAATCGACTACGTTATCactaaggcttctggtcaacaggcTACTAGTTAAATTTTCCATGCAGTTAAAAGTTCCATGCAGATTTTTGACtgtgtgggggtggggtaggTGGCGGGAAGTCGGTGTCTCTAACCCCtgatgttgttcaagggtcaactgtacttccTTCTACAAATTTTGACCCAAATAATAGTTTAAGTGGAAGATAATAAAACAATCTGTTCATAAAACTCCAAGTCTAGAATGTTACGAAACAGGACAAAAGAGCAGAGCACTTTAACTCTGAAGGCGGTGGACTGTAGTCAGGGAAAGGTTTGCAGAGTTACAAATATTTGAGCTAGGTGTTAAAGAACAGATGGAGCTGCTGAGCACTACACAGATTCCAGAATGCCTGGTTTGAATGCTGGCTCTGTGCTtaattgtgtgactttgggcaggcTAAAGCACTCTGTGACACTTCCCTATTCTGTAAAATGTGGACAATAATGGAACCTCCTCTATGGTGATGCGGTAAGGataaaatgaactgaaaatgtAAATCACTCAGGACAACAGTTAACACATACTCGGGTGGTTAGTTTTCTGGAGTTTACAAATCTGAAAATGTCCTTCTGTTGTCTTTATTTGTGAAGGCCAACCTGGCTGGTATGACAACCTTAGATCATACCTTATCACCCTAATGATTCAGTATATTTCAGATCAGTGTCCTCTGGCAATAACAGATACAGTGGAAAAGTTAAAGGTTGTGatggatttttatgtttttacaagTAATTTGCTTTCGTTTCCTGCTTTGTGTCAACTCCTGCTGTCCTGGTCCTATCAACTGTAAAGTCTGTGAACTTCACAAATAAGAACCAAACAGCAAAAACTCTTTCCTTTAGGGGGAATGAGTGCAGAATGAGTCTTCTGCATTAAACCTAAGATTATGACTGTGGTGACAACCCCTTTTCCCCCATCCCTCAGGCATCTTGGTAATCACCAAGCCTTCACAGatacccccatgatttaatctACTTTGACTTTGGTTTCTCCTACTTCCTGGTGTGCATTCCAGGTGCCATCCCCACAGAAGCTGGAACACTTCCTGATTTCCATCTGGACTAGCTGAGACTCTGCACATAGCTGGCTCTTGCTAGTTTTCTCTCCCAACAGTCTGGATCCTTCAACAGGATTTCTACTTCACTAGCTTAGTCTTGATTCAACTTAAGAGAGTCCCTGCTAAGAGATGCTGCAACTTAAGAGAGTCCCTGCTAAGAGATGCAGGCTGTGTATGTTTCCACTGTCTAGGAATTTTTGCCATGTCCAATCCGACCAGATTGGACCACAGTATATTAATATCAACCTGGTTTGGACCAGAATTTGAAGCTTATGTATAAGAGACCACACATATATCAATTCTTAGAGAACACAAGtttcataaaataattcatattacCTGGTAAAGTCACGAGACAGTTCTGAAGAGAAGATCCAATTTGCTACTGCAGCACAATCAACTATTTGTGTACGAATCATCTTATCCACTAGTACAGCAATCATCTACAATGAGAGAAGAATTATTCAagtaaatcacacacacacatacacacgtatatgtGCCACGACACTGCTGCCATAAAAGTAAAACAGGAGGGCTATAAAATCTAGTTTTGATGGCTGTAGAACTGATTGATCAATTTGACCATTAggtcttttttttggggggacagagtcttgttctgtcacccaggctggagtggaggggcacgatctcggctcactgcaacctccacctcctaggttcaagcaattctcctagctcaacctcctgagtagctgagattacaggtgtgtaccaccatgcccggctaatttttgtaattttagtatagacagggtttcactctgtggcctaggctggtctcaaacacctggcttcaagtgatccactcacctcagcctcccaaagcactgggattaccagtaagagccaccgcgcctggcctgatcaTTAGGTCTTAAGATTTATTCTCCCCTTTGCTTTGCTCTAGCACTACAAGAAACAGGTTGACTAAACAAAAACTCTGAATAGTAAcagttaaaatttgaaaaaactggccaggcatggtggctcacacctgtaatccagcactttgggaggccgaggcgggtagatcacctgaggtcaggagttcaagaccagcctggccaacatggtgaaaccccatctctactaaaaatacaaaaattagccagatgtggtagtggacgcctgtaatcccagctactcgggaggctgaggcagggcaatcacttgaacccgggaggcagaggttgcagtgagccaagatcacaccactgtactccagcctgggtgacagagtgagactctgtctccaaaaaaaaaaaatttaaatttcagttactAATACCtattcaaaaaaatacataatttcgAGGAACCTCAgaagttaaatgtaaaacaatgttttatcattaaaaactcaactgttttatgaaatttatttaaatgtttctttataataCACAATATATATCAAGGTTTGAGAAATCTGGAGCTTGTATTTAGAAATTGGATAGACTAGATAAACTTCTtgctgaacatttaaaatatgttgagaTATTATAGTTCAAAACCAAATCACAATAATGCTTGCTCTTTCAAGAATGAATCAAACATCATTACTCCCATAGCACTGAAAGAATTAGATCTAAAAACCATTATCTAGGCAGAGTCAAATTTCAtgttttacaaacaaaacaatagcaaTTGACGGCCTTATTTTTATACCTATATAATCAGAGCTTCAACATgtctaattaaataatttttacctGTGGATGGTTCCTCCAGACCTCAAACATAACTCTTAGCACATGTAACTTCCCTTCATCACTTTCAGCTAGGGTTTTGAAGACTTCATGAAACCTTTTGATAATGGTGGGAAAAAAATATCATATATACTTATTCGTTAAACATTTCAGTGTTTTCAAAGCCTTTTCAATGTTACTCAATTTATAATGCAAtatgcaaatgcaaaataactgtaAGTATTAACCATTAAGGATGCAAAAAGTGTGATTAGAGATTCATAGTTTTTAAGGAAGCTGTCACAAAATCTCAAGACATTTACAATATACTACCGTTAGCCCAGGGCTACAGTTTATAAAATAGGTAAGGACTAAGGAACTGTCTTCAAACATGGTGGAATATTCAAACTGCATCTTCTGTGGGAACCCTGGAAGTAACATAAAGCtttggaggcagagatggggtgAGATGTTCAGTTTCTCTGCTTGGTTGGAGGAAAATCTATGTGCTCTTTCTTCCTTTGGACCCTGTCTAACAAGTTAAAAATATCTGTCTTTAGATGTCAACCTTTGGGTGGCTCCCAACAATGTTGCTGATTCTAATTTCTTCTTACATTGCTTTGCAAAGATACTTAGCGTGGGAACTTCCAACTGCATATGACTGTCCTAAAAATCTAGGTTTTTCACTACTTTAAATGTCTATATGAAAAAAAGCGCTTACCATGTACATATGCCAACTGTACAAACAGACTGATGGAAGCCTTAGGATATAGATTTTAGCTACCACAAACCCAAACCCACTGTATCCAATTATACATTATTAAGATCTTCATATTCAACAATCTTAGGTAAAAATTACTATACCACTGGTGTTCATGAAGCAAAGTTCCAAACCCTCAAGAAAGGCTCTGTACTCATACGTACTTTGCAAGAGCACTGAAGGAGTGGCTGAATGATTTGGCTGCCAAGTGTAGCAGAGTCTGTACAAAGACTTCTATTTTCAATGGGTTAAAACTGAAtccttcatctgaaaaatattttatagtaaaatagaaaaatgtaagtACAGCAATTCCTTGGTGCCTTACCTCAAATGCTAAATAGATGGTATGCTCACATCTATACACAGATATTTGTGTAATGTTTTTTAGTtctaataaacaataaaagaccGTCACTGATTTCAAATACTGCAAATATGAAACCACATGTAATTTTCATTCTTAGTTTTATGTGACTATCTTAATTCTATCATccattccttgaaaaaaaaaaaaaaaaatcacacaggtTTCCTTATTCATAGTCTCTATTATATTAATaccaaaaaaccccccaaaaaacaaaaaaacccagcaaacCCTTAACACTTAAGCTTATATCTTAAGATGTCTGACAATGTCTAAATTTAATGCCATCATTTTGGCTTATGCTTTCTAAACTCATTTTCTCTAATATCATAACACAAGTTTCTTAGAGATATCCAAACAAAATCCCAGTAATAAATATCCAAAGGTCACTAATATCTTATTTTGATGAAGTAGCTTTTCTATGTACATATCCATTTATTGATTCAGGCAactgtataaattattttgtcaattttCCCACTCTTGCCCAGAAAAACCCCTAGGATTCTGGTTGGAATTACATGGTATATAACTGAGTAAATGTTAAGCATTATTATTCTAATAGCTTGACTTGGAGAAAATGTCGAACTTTATAATACACCAAGTCTTTCTATTCAGGAACCTATGGTGAAAGCAGGGGTTAAAAATCCTTGAATGGTAACATATTTCACTTTGTATTTACGATGAAGTTTATATTCTTAAGGAAGGTATTATCACAGAAATGTTAGGATCTCCTTTTATATAAGGGGAAAACACCTGGGATGCTAAGAACAACTAACAGTCTGAACAGGTCAAACAGATACAGATATACTGCTTTAAGCGCATCATGTTGCCAGAGTTATGTTTATGCTTTAACTTGGCCTATACATAGTTCCACTCAAGAAATACTGAATTCCACTTACCGTCATCATCATCCTGGTTGGGATTTGGTACATCTTTCAGAATGCTGAAGATTTCATCATTGGTTGCCTTACTTTTAAAGGCAACTGCTAAACAGAGGGCAACAGAATGTCCAGGAAGAGAATCTAAACACAGAATTGGGGGTAAGGGGAATGACAGATCAGGTTTCAAGACTATTCTAACGAATAGTTaaataactgagaaaaaaattttttaaattcttcctttCAAAATAGGATGCTCTTTATCCCAAGGTCAATATTTAATCTGTATAAAAGTACCACAAGTGGAAGCTTTTTCTAATAGGTTAATGGTTTTTCACCTAAAAAGGGACAATTCTCATTTCAACAATTCCTTAAGGACACTTAGCTAAGTAAAATTTAGAGTACAAGGTGCTGATCATCCTCAAGATGAATGGTAAGGAGAAGAGTGGACACAGTTAAACTGTCTTTTAATGCCCTCAACTCTCCCGGGCTCAAAAGCCCAGAACCAACgtacttctctttcattttgcCAACAcccatttcctctttcttcccttggGACCATGGAAACGAAGTCTGAGCCTCAACAAGGTAATGGCTGCCAAGTTtagagaggtttttgtttttgtacttttctttttttgctgaatCCACAAGCTTGAATCTATGTAAGTCAGACGCTCATGTGATAGGACTCCTTGTATTTACTATTGGTAACAGTTAAGTCCTTATTATAAAAATTTGTGCTAATATACACCGTAAGGCATCACCAGAGCAACAAGAAATCTGCTTTTAATGTAAGGTAGACAAAGAGGTAACAAAAAAGGCAATCCTGTCATAGAGGACGAGTTACTGGAATGAATGAAGTAAATTACAACAGTCACGTGAGGATGGTCATATTACACCTGCTGTGAGCTTTTTCTctaaaagaaagaaggcaaagaaaaacagaatccCCTGTCACCAGTCTACATTCCAGCTGGAGAACCAAGATATTCACATTAGACACAGCCAGGGAGCAATACAAAACTGGCTTACTAAAGGTTAAAAAGTATTTACAGCTATTGAGCTTGGGCTAGAATCTAGAAGGAGAAAAGCAAGTGGAGCTAGAAAGGGCTTTCCAGACTGGGGTAATAGCAAAGCCAAGAACAAAcagtatggaaaaaataaaaaaggacatgGACCTGGGAGAAGTAGAGGCCCATGTCGGGAGaagtgaaaaataacaaagtaggAACAATGGTTATGAAGGCCTTGAAATGTTAGGCTGAGTTATtcctatggggaaaaaagaaagcttaATCTTCAACAAAAGTCTGAGCTTTCTGACAGCAAACACTGTACTTTATCATTCTCGGAACGAGTACAAGACAAAACTCAAAACCTGGCACTTCTAAGTGCTGCATGAACCTTTGATCTGCCAAAAAGCACAGTGGCTAACAGCATGGCCACTCAGCAGTGCACCTACGCCTGAATTTGGGCTCCACCACTCAGAAGCAATCTCATTCTAGTTTGACCTCTTGGAAGCCATttcctcattgtagttttgataaTCATATCTATTTTTCAGAGTTGACATAATGAAATAGGAAATGTACCAGAACCAACACAGTTTATTTCAAAGGAAACAGGTACAGtcagagacagaggtggagaaaCAGGCGTACGGTATGAAAAGCAAGGAACAGCAGATAGTTGTGAGATGCAAAGAACCTCTACACAACATGAAATGGAAGGATCATGGAGGGGGCTGTGTTAAGTGTAATCTGCAAAGGATAAGTTGGAAAAAACTCCACACCTAACTCCACCAGTGATCAACAATGTATAATACTCTACCTACATTAAGTGTAAATACTGTGCAAAGGGCAAAATGGCACATCAAATTATACTCCCTGATTTATGGTGCAATTTCAGAGATTATGTGAccaaaaggtaagaaaataataattaagaatttACTTTTAAAGGCATACTGCCACAGAATATGTACATCTATGTTCTCAATACCACACCTGAAAAAGATAATTAATTCAAGTAATCTCCATCACCATGACAAATACGCATTTGCAGTTTAGTAAGTTCTAACTATAAATTCATCTTGCTATACTTAACAcattcaaaagagaaagaaaagataagccAGTAGTAATTAATTTTATCACAACCAAATCCTCAAAATGATGACAGGGCAAATAAAACAGTGGCTAATGCTAGACTACCCTTCGAATACAGGAAATATAAaccccaagaaaagaaaaagttcaattTCTCCACTTTAAACAaccaatttaaatatatttgaactgGTACCTTTTAAAGACAGAGGGATTTGTTTCATTACTTACTGCTACTTTCATCTCCATACTTGTAAATGCAGGTTGGGTTTGCAGGACATAGAGCTGAGAAGGTAGGAGGAACAATATCTAATATACGCTGATGGTAAGACAACCTACAATACAAATAACAGCCTCAGAAAATATCTTTTATCAGTCCCATTCTTCGGTAACACCCAACTTACCTAGAAAGTCACAATCTCCAACAACTTGAACTCAGCTGACAACCaagagtgaaaggaaaaaaaatcctttgagtTTTTGTCTAAGGCAGCACACCAAATCTCAGGCATACTGCGGAACTTACTGGCTTGCAACTGAGGTATGGGTGAGTGAGCTCATGAGCCTGGTGGCCAAGGATGTGGTGTGATGATGGGGTGTGGTGAAGATGACAGTCCGTACACTTTGGAGACTGGCTACAttgtatcaaataaataaatattgaggaTAATGGGAGCCAAGTTTCTTACTGCCTGAGAAGGTATTTACAAAACATGGTAGAGAAGAAGTGTAGAAATAAGGTATTGAGTTGGAAATTGaggcatatatacacacaggtgGACATAAAAATAgttatggatggatggatgtgtgtcCACCAAGAGGCTTAGAACCAATGACACCCCAATGGCAATGAGCATATCAAGTGCCCAGATCTTGGCTCCTAAATACCGTATTCCATTAGTCCTTTACTAATTAGTCCTTTACTAACGGAATATGGTATTTAGGAGAAATACGCAAGATGATCCTAAACATGTTGTtctagaaaataaggaaatgctCAATGAATGGCGggggacattaaaaaaaaaaactaaaaaaaaaaaaaaaaaaacaaaacaaaacagagagctTACCAGGACTCCTCATGTACATATCAGGGACAATTTGGGCATCAAAATAAATGATCCTCATAGTTTATAACCCAGcgaatgaaatataaattaattagtCCCCACTGAtatataaataaaggaataaataaataggggAGAAAGGACAGCTCTTACAGAAGGCCcattaataaatgcagaaaaaaataatggaatgaGAAAATCATCACTTGGCAACCATCTACTGGTAGCTGCTAAAAGCAGGATGGAGATCTGATGAAGAACAGAGTAAGAGTAAAACTTCAGAATATCTCCCACAAAATACTGATCAATTCtactaaagagaaaaatggtGAGGTTAAGGTAGAGAAAGCTGGCAGATATTGACATGACCAGGTGGATCAAGATTAACATCACCAGGGGTGGGAATCATGTGCCTCTAGATGTCACACACCAAGAGCATTAACAATTTAAGACCTCAATTTGCTCATGAGAAATATCAGAGCAATCCAAGTAAGGTCTAGACTCTTTCAAACTGGTATaaacacaaagagagaaaaataataagtgttCAAGACTGAAGGAATCTGAGAGAATGACAACTCAACACTACACATATACCTGGATAAGATTCcagaccaggccgggcgcagtggctcacacctgtaatcccagcactttgggaggctcaggcgggtggatcacgaggtcaggaga
It encodes the following:
- the NCBP1 gene encoding nuclear cap-binding protein subunit 1 isoform X4; amino-acid sequence: MYTTLLIELCKLQPGSLPQVLAQATEMLYMRLDTMNTTCVDRFINWFSHHLSNFQFRWSWEDWSDCLSQDPESPKPKFVREVLEKCMRLSYHQRILDIVPPTFSALCPANPTCIYKYGDESSNSLPGHSVALCLAVAFKSKATNDEIFSILKDVPNPNQDDDDDEGFSFNPLKIEVFVQTLLHLAAKSFSHSFSALAKFHEVFKTLAESDEGKLHVLRVMFEVWRNHPQMIAVLVDKMIRTQIVDCAAVANWIFSSELSRDFTRLFVWEILHSTIRKMNKHVLKIQKELEEAKEKLARQHKRRSDDDDRSSDRKDGVLEEQIERLQEKVESAQSEQKNLFLVIFQRFIMILTEHLVRCETDGTSVLTPWYKNCIERLQQIFLQHHQIIQQYMVTLENLLFTAELDPHILAVFQQFCALQA